The genomic DNA aatgctttttttttttggtatcaatTATGTCCTTGTGGGCTTCAGCAGCTATTAGAAattaataaagacaaaaaattctATTCAtagaagaaaatcaaatacaatgTCACAAGGCCATTGCATACTCACCCTTAATGAAGGGATACAAGTGagaaaaaagattcaaaaacACCAATATTCTTTAAATATGATAAGTTCCAATATGAACAAATTTTACTGTAGTTGAGTATTGGGCACAGAACAATCAAACACATTTACAATAACCCAGTTTAGCAGGGAAAAACATATTTTTGAGTTTATACCATTTTCTCCCTTAACGGTTACAATCATACACCTCAAGCTTTCTGCAAAGAAATtcaaacataaaagaaaaataaatagaagaaaGCTAATCTTGCTCAACGGAAGTTTTTGAGTGCTTATTGTATTTGAACGCAAGTTAGAATCACCCAATCATTAACCAACAGTTGATAATAGATTTACAAAATGCAAGGGATTTTCAAAATAGTCACTCAATCATCAACCAATAGTTGATAATCGATTTACAAAATGCAGTGAAGTTTACTCGTAATTTCTATGTTTCTGTTTCTATACCAATTTTCCAAAGACTTTTAAAGCATGAACTATTTTGTAAACAAGTATATTTGTTATCTCATATTTTATTAACCATGCACAACTTAAAGGTCTTGTGGGTACTTCATTGAGAAGCATATTACATATAACCAAATTCTTAGATCCCCAGCCTATGCTGAACCATACACATTTCCACAACAAGCAGCAATAATTGATTAGAAGAATGTCAAAATGTGCTCAGGGGTCTATGAAGACTTTCTAAAATCAGGACAAATGCAGGTGACCAGAGAACATGTTCACAAAAGAAAggaccatatgaggtttttttttttttctcttcttttaaatatagaaatacattcatatatatttttctatctATTTATATATGAACGTCTTAAAAGAAGATATTTCATTGTTTCATGTAATGGTATCCAATTGGGTGGACGAAAAACGTGGCACATTAATGTTAGTGGCCACTCTGATTTCAACCGCTAGTTGTGAAGCTGCGATAAACCCACTTGGTGGCGTTTGGCCTGAAGTACAATGACGGGTAGTTTGGCTTGtaggaaatataaaatatgtgaAGCCGAAGAAGTCTGGCTGCAACTGTCTTTCCTCCAGCGCATGGGTGTGCTCAATCGCggccatgtgcgctcgatcgcatgtctgGGATCGAGTCTCCCCTTGTGTgcacgagcgcacgccttgctCGCTCGTCTGGACCTCTAtggtagtgcgcttgatcgcaggtccCCTGAGATCGATCATACTATTAGAACTTCTagctttcccaaatttgctctttaatgCTCAAACATTACCAgaagtgcttcattttcttccaaaagcctacaaaaacatagaaaacacataaaagaaataaaatagcacaaactaacaaaactaaggaattaacaaatataagttaagggactaaaatacatatatgttAGTACTTATCACCGGCAGATCAGTTTTTGCTTATGCCAATCCATATTTTTACCTACTATTGGTCGTCTGCGGATTTCCTCTTACAAGCAACATCTTTATATGGTTTTTTACTTTAGTCATGACCATCTCAATTGCGTCCATGATAGTTACCTATATGTGGGTACTGATTTTGGTGACCCCGCCACATTTTTATGATGAAGTTGTCCATTTTCTACATGCAATATTTTTGATAGAATTAGCTTGTGGTCTCTTATGTTGGTATATACTTGGACGAGAGCGGTTGTGATTATTTGTATGATTCACACAATTGGTCCACTCTCTTGGATGGTGAAGATGGTGAAGAAGTTGTGCAATTTCAAATGCAGGTCAACAAGGGATACAGCAAAAGATCTGGCTAATGTCTAGTTTGGGTAAGAAAGGGGTTGTAAGGGGTAGGGTTTGGGTAATCTCACTCTaatctttatctttttgtttagtGTTAAGTTTATAATTAGTGCTTGAATTGTATTAGGATTattggatgcttgttgttacacCTTAATCAGTAGTTTAACGATGAAGAAAGCATGTTGAAATTTTGTgagtaaattataattaaaggATGCCGCTCTTTCAAAGTAGTCAGAATTTTGTGTTAAAGTTGTATTGAGTTAAACGCCAATATAGGTCCAAATCCAAAACTACTTCAAGGTCAATACCCAACCTAAACAAAATGTACAATCGGTCCTTGAAGGACAATAACAATACTAGATGAAACAACTAATTGATTTGTTCCAAATTGaagaaatatatgatatgaaataaaatatgaaaaagataGGCAAAATCGGATAGAAAGTAATGGCTACATCTTGAATTAAAGTATGTattaaacaatattacatacgtctttatttatttatagaaagATTATGAGTAATAAGCAAGTAAACTCTAGAACACAAATAAACCCTACACAGAGAATATAaaagatttgattacaatcaaacctaaatgagaaatattcttataagaaaataaacttaatataaatatatattctaaGACAAATGATTGTTATACTTATACACCAcccataaaaagagagaaaaaaaaaatgtaactattaAACACATCACTAGATATTTCAACTTTTTGAACCATGGGGCATCTGCTTCATACAACAGCATTCAAAGTCTGATTCTACCGAGTATGCAAAACTGAGCAAGtcatcaaaaatatttgacaataatatataatcaaGAGCAATGTCTGCAGAACTTATATAATTGAGAAGAAACAAAACTTTAATGCAATCAATAGCAATTAGCAACAAATTTCTACTAGAGCAAAGTTGGAGCCTTTGGAATTACGTGTGCTTGAAAACAATGACAATTGCAGCGAAGTTGTCTTTACAGTGCCACTCATGAACAAGTTCCTTTATAAGACCACGGCATACTGCAGTGACGGGTAACCCTTCTTGTCAAACAAATGTAAGCCTTCTAAGTAACCGATTGACATAAATAACTTGAGTTAAAGCTTAACAAAAATGGATTATTTACAAGAAACAATGCATGGTAAGCAGTTCCTGGAAACATTTTCTTAAACCCTCCCTCTAAATTATGTGGCTCCTAATTGCAAGGATAATTTAGACAGTATTTCTTTATACCaattgtgaaataaaacaaCATGGTTGGCCAAATTCTGTTTTTCCTAAACAGAACATGACATATGATGCCCACTTGAATTGTGGTCCACCAAAACAGTGGAAAACTATGTATATAGTATGGATAGCTCACTGATGAAACAGGCCAAACCACTTAAAGCAGTTTTGAACAGTAAATGGCTTCCACTGGAAAAGACAAGCCTATATTCAAATTATATATGggaataaccaaaaaataaactcATAATTACTTCTGTCTCCAATGCAGATGGCATTAATCCATCTCATAACATAGCTGTTGAAGACAAATTATGTAATAAGGGAATAATGGCAcactcctcttcttcctctttttaaACTTGGAACAAATAGACTTGAAGAAGACAGAAATAGAATCTAATGAAGACAATTAGAACCTAATAAGCTagatattaaataagcataaagaaaaacaagtccACTCAATCAGATGGGACCAATTACACAATAGATTTCAAGTTCCACAGTAAGTCAAAGTGCTGCTTTACTAATTGACTTGTCAGAAAGAAACTGCAAGGTGTGATCTTATCTTCGATAATTTGTGAACAAAATCAACAGCATCACTTGATCCAAatatctaaaacaaaatgattgTATCATTTGCTGTAATAACTCTAGAATCTAAGCAAGAAGATCCGGCTAtagaagtgaaaataaaaatctagaGGTGTCAAAGATGAACTATAAATTGAACACATTTAAAAGCATTTCCAAGATCATTGCCCTGATGCACTGCGGTGCCCTTTACTTTAGGTTGAGCCGAGACCCAGAATCCATTGGGATCTTTCGTATGAtaatatagatataaatattaattaacctATATAAATATGCATACTTATAAATTATAAGTATAAGTATAATTTATACTTATGCTTATACTTAACACATCGGGCCTTTGGTGGGTCTTGGTCGGGTCCCTGGTGGGTCTTGGATTGGTCCTGGGCCTTTGTCAGGAGATGCACATAGTAGATCTAGAGAGCTCCGTTCGCAAGGCCATTCGCTATAGGTTTGGACTTGGCATCACAAGAAGAATGCTTATCCTATCTTCGTCTGAACGGCTATTAGGACCGTCCGAACAAAAGTTGGCACTTGccgttttagggttttccaatttcAGTTTCGATTCATATAAACCCTAGTTGCGTTAGAACGAGACCGTTAGTTGTGTGAACGCTACCTCGgattttccatattagggtcTTCCTATTCagcaaagaaacctaattcttAGTTTCCTATATATATGGCTCTTCATAGCACGATTTTCCTAAGCAAGTAAGAGGGAACATTTTATTTTGTGCTAAGAGAGAATTTTAAGGATTCAAAGCGTTAGAGCTATTTTCTTTTAGAGTGTTGAAGTGATTTCATAAGTTGTTCTTCATCGACAATCAAAGAAGTCTGTCAGAGGTTCTGACATGGTAAATCAATAGAAGAAGTTTCCATAGGCTCAAGGGGAACTATTGAGGTAGAAGACAAGAATGGCCACTTGTCTAAACGAGTTTGTTTCAACTTCAAAGGTTTTATCAGTGTAAATAACttgtaatttttccttcttctatAGTGcatgatttcctgggtttggttgcctcggggtggtttttctttttgaaaagcTCTTCAAAGGTTTCCAATTCATTTCCAAAATATTGGTGTCTCTTTGATTTATTGGTTTACATATTTTGGTAATTGATTGTtgcatgcttctcaattttaattttgcattatttttattaaacacCTTATTCACCCCCTCTAGGTGTACTTTGGAgtctaatttatattttcaaatgaaataaatagcatttattttatagttgTGATTTAAAGTCGGTGCATCAACTGTTGGACATGATACTACAGTTGATGCACCGACTTTAAATACTTCTCTAgtactttaattaaatttttttttttttttattgattgttagTTGGTTGAAACTAaccaccaaagaaaaaaaaaaaaaaaaagtaaaaaggacTTCCAAGTTCacatatggagagagagaaaaaaatgaaagtaataaaataatgaatggTTAAAGAAAAATTAGCATCAAATATGGAGAGAGATCCCGGCAAGAATTAATTTGGAGAAATGATGGAGAGCTTGataaatatgtgttttttagATTCTTCTCTAAATTTTGGCTAAATGTACATTTTAAAGAGCTCATTGGTgctgtttaaaaaatataaaaaaaaaaatgggaaacttcactttatacCCCTGAATTATTACGTGATTTGATAAGCCCCCCCTCCGAACTTCAAAacatctcaatttgaacccctaaactttcaattacagtcaATTTACCCCCCTCTGTCAATTTTTGCTGTCAAAGCCCCTaagaagacaaaattacccttcaattttctttttattcagaaaaaaaaaaaaatttgaaaaaaaatggtcataaggtggcccaaccgtgggtcaccttgtgattcttttttttttttttttaaaaaaaaaaattaatttgaaattaagggtaaatttggaattttataaaaaaatatcaggGGTATTAATGCAACGTGACTTACTGGGTTACAACGAATAACAGCATTAAGGAACGGGATAAATACTTCTATGATTATGAGACTATCAATGAATCAAAAAAAGCTTCTTAAAACAATAGATGCTATCtaaggtttaaggaaaaaacacaaaagaaactcaaccatgagtattcttattgaagaaaatcatatataaaccaaatttgtGTTTCTAGaggttataagcatgtatttatagacccccaaaatcttaaacctaataaaagatgAAATAAAGTCGATTATTGTAATTCTACGAAGCCCGTTTGGACGGGACAAATCCCCGTTCGGATGGACCCTCCTAAAATTGAAAGGAAAGTGcgtaaaacaatgaaaaactgaaaataacaTTTAGTCGTTCGGACGGCTTGGACGGCTTGTGAACGAGCTACGAATGGACGTccttttgacctagtaaacatcgaAATTAGCAAACTCTCGTGTaccatgactttgtagatccttGAGTTCGCTTTCCAACACTTCAAAGATTGCTCTAATCGTAGGtctgaaactctagatatgacatttttagtaGAACTTGTCAGGTGCTAGTTTCTCCCTAATTATCGCTCTTCTTTATGGAATCCTTAACTTTCCGGTCTATATCATCCTCCtcaggttggagagaattcgccatCGAATTCACATCCTCAACATTAAAGTTCGTAGGGTTTAATTTTCACCTTACATCATTCTCCCCCTGTTGGGGAGAATTCGTCCTCAAATCCGGTTGGTTCTTTCCACCGTTGTTTTCCTTGTGAACATGTAATTTTCctcatccgcataaaactcatTAGAGTCATGGTTACGAGAATCCGACAAGATTTTGtctacaccaaggaaatcaacacaacataattgttcatcactaaaattaggCACTTCACTTGGAAGGTCTTCGTTAGCCTGTTCATAATCTACTCCTCTTCCAATGGGTCATCTTCCTCGGGGTAGAGGCCGCCAAATATAGGAGAAAACATAGCTTCTTCGCACTCTTCCTCtaggtcagatggcaaaggtcTTTCATTCGGATCTACCTCACTGACATCGTATTCATAGGTTGGTAGGGAATCCCAATCCACGAATCCttgtgaaggatcttcaacatcttcatacTTGAACTCTTCATTAAGGAACTTAGATTCCTGAAAATCTTCATCCACATATTCCCTTTCCTCCTCCACCGAATATGGGTTTGATTAATGAATTTGAGGCTCGCGAATAACAGTCAAGTTGGCTTGTCGCGGCATGTCTGCCTCCATCCGCGCCCTCTGTTGTTCAGATTGCTCCCTATGAACGACAATCACGTTATCTTCATCCACAAAGCGTGGAGTTGGTTGGCGGTGACAAACTTTAGGACCACCCATATTGCCCAATCGGGTAGCAGTGGTCTCTATCTATTTCCACAGGATCCCCACCCCATCGTCCATGCGTTGGCAACGAATCGCCGATTGATTCGTCATCTCTGTCGCCTCCCCAGGCACCTTCTTTTTGCCAGacttttctatcttttctttttgggtgtcgAGCTTGACGCCTGCGTCCCGTGATATAGCATGAGCTTGAAGTTCAGGGGACTTGTCAAATCGAgtggtaattcaggggtttaaagtgaagttaccaaaaaaaaaaaaaaaaaaaaagagctcaTTTGTGATGCTCTCTAAGTCACTCTAATTACCACTCCACAGAACTGTACAAGAGAATTTCATCTCATACAGCTCCTCGTTCAATTCTTTCGAAGACGTTGGATTGTTTTTCTCGTTCGAGATtaatcttctcttcttccactCCGCCTCGAAGAGTAATTGGGACCAATTTAGTCAAGttttgattcatttaaaatttgggCTCTTCTATTTCATTATTGACATGATATTAACCATTTAATGCATCAATTTTAAATCTTAATGAACTATAAAGTGCATACATTTAAAATGAAGACGATACTTATTCCCCGTATAACGACTTCACATATTCTTAAAATCACTTGTAGATATGATTGTATATTATAACTCTATCGAGTTCTCTCTTAATGAGTTGGGCTTTGTTTCATAAATTACAACCCTTGTGTGATAACTAGTACTTAAAAtttgtctccaagaggtagctcaatcgactgagaccacacttaatgaaatggaagtcactagttcgaatctcctcccccctcttgtgcggacatgtcaaaaaaaaaaaaaaagtacttaaaatTTGCATATTAAATTTGTTTCACTTGTatattaagtgattaaatttgcATCttcatattagcttaatattttgggataactagtaaagcttttgggataaacgATAATTTAACACGATATCAGAGTTAGAGGTCCTGAATCAAACATTGACTTCATAAATTCaccacatttaaattaaatattctacatgttgggttttatatattaaaagaaagttttagCCCACATGTGAGTGAGAATAAttattaagtgattaaatttatacatttcttattaatttaagttttttgaaaaaCTGATAATTTAAATAGTGGGCCAAGAAATGAAAAAACACTTATCCTTGTAGCACGTGGCATGCTGGTGTTGGCTGAAGGAAAAACAAGCTGCGCTCTTTCTGCTGCAGAACTGGGCCCCCATTGGAAAATGGACATAATCTTCTGCACCGCACTTCCTGACATCTTTTTTTTCCCAGTGGAAGTGATTGAATCCTCTTGTGTAGTAATCAACGGCTGATAGAAGATTTCGAACCATCTATTAGATAAGCACAAACACACTTAAGAGAAGTTCCCCGAAGAGAATCTCGCAGGTCATTTTGAGACCAGTTTTTTATTACCTCCTTAAATCAAGAACAAAGCCACAGAAATGGAAGTTAAAGAGAGAGCTGCGCTGTAGTGCATCAAGGTCCGCCTTAACAACCTGTACCTGCTCTAAAAGGCACTGATTTCTTTTATCCTCTGGGCCCCACGAAGCCTATATATTTTGGCCTGTAGTTTTAATTCATGCTTATCTTGAGGTGATGTGCATGACGACGCCCGCCCTTAATTAAGCGTTCTTACTTTGTGAGGTGATGGTGGAAACGGAGGGCTGTGATGCGGCCATTTGTAACGAGGAAAAGAAAGGATGGTGGTTTTTCGTATGGAGTGGCCTCACACGTGTTGATCGCTGCGCATCTAAGCTTTGTGATGGCCTATGCATGCACCATTGGATTACACAAAATCCACGAATCCCATTTACCTTTTTCttccactatatatatacactcatATGTCTTCCCTTCAGGCCATAAAAAAGcctctaattattattattattattaatttttttttatttgttattttcgtTTTCTCATGGCTGCCTCCGTCGATCCGCTTGTTGTGGGGCGAGTGATTGGTGATGTTGTAGACATGTTTGTTCCGACCGTCAACATGTCTGCCTACTTTGGCCCCAAGCACGTGACAAATGGCTGTGATATCAAGCCTTCAATGGCTGTCAATCCTCCGAAAATGACACTCTCTGGGCATTCAGACGAGCTATATTCTCtggtcttctctctctctctctctaacctaGCTTTTAGCTTGCATGCATGAGTGATCTTGCTTATATTAATGTTGATTATGCAGGTGATGATTGATCCTGATGCTCCCAGCCCTAGCGAGCCCACCATGAGAGAATGGGTCCATTGGTTGGTcacttaattcttttttgtttttttttttttaagctatggttttcattttaacctatggtcaaaatatttttcatttatgaagTGTGTTTGTGGTTGTAGGATTGTGGTGGACATTCCGGGTGGAACTAACCCAACTAGAGGTATAGAAACCAAGAGTACTCGATCTCTAGTCTTTGTTTGGATCTTGGGAAAATACAAGCAAAAATGCAATTATATTTTCCATCCACAACTGAATGCGTGAATGCATGCAAGCtgattataaatttctttagtctcatatttcaaaatcaaactacattaattaagttgataaattttgtttatatatccATCTGCTTTGCAAGAGGATTAAGGGTGTGTTTGCTAaccatttccattttttttttcctcttcctacataaaaagtcaaaacactcacaaatcacgacaaaaaaaaaaaaaaacatttatattttcaaaaattactaATGTTGCAATGACGTACATGGGACATATATGGATGGCACTGACATCCTCAGTGGGCATCCTTCCTTCATAGGCTCACAGAGAATCTTTTTCAGGAAAAATCAAcattcatgcatgcatggtagttgcttagaaaaaatgaacatgcatgcatgtcttTGGTCTTCGGATGTTTCAGATTTCTGGCCAACACCAATTGCTCATTAACAACTGTCTCTAGCCGCAAAAATATGCAGAATCAGCCAAAATACATATCATGCTCTGGCACCACCCTTTATGCTGCTCTCGCCACGtggcaaaacttttttttttttgtaaacgtttcaaatattatatatgctttgtttttttgtttctaaaaatCTTGTAAGAATCTTATAATATCAGTTTtgtttttacatattttttaacttttgtctTGCATGAATGACTTTAGCTGACACGTGATTGGCACATAATCCACTAGTGACACGTTTGCTGCCACTTGTCAATTGTCATAGTCACCTTGCCTTCTTTGATCCCAAGTGGCATTTCATAAGCCCCTCCACGTGGAGAACATGTAGAAGCCCACGTGGCGTTATTTTACATGAGTTTTACAAATGCTGATTTTCATCAGGGAAGGAGATTCTGCCATATGTGGGGCCACGGCCACCAATCGGAATTCATCGGTACATATTGGTGCTGTTCCGGCAGAAGGCTCCTCTGGGACTTGTGGATCAGCCAGGCTCTCGTGCAAACTTTAGTACCCGTCTTTTTGCCGGCCAGCTCGATTTGGGTTTGCCGGTGGCGACGGTGTACTTCAACTCACAAAAGGAGCCGGCGAGCAGGAGGCGCTAGCTGATCGGCCGGCCGTCTGCGCAGGGAGAAGTGATTAGTGGAAGTATATGAAATGGGGTTTCTAATTAAGGTTCTTCTGTAATGAATGAATGTAGTGTGGGTCATTCTCCTGGGTGCCCGGGGAGGTGACCGTATATTATCCAATTAAgtctctgttttttctttctcgATGATAACATAGGTTAGAActatgtttttgtgtttctttcaTGTTGGAATATTAATGCTTGTTTTTTCTGTGTGTGTTGTTGTTGTGGTGTCAAAATTGTATATACAACTCAATATTAGGTAACCAGGGAGGGATGGAGGCAGACATTTTTATGGGGGAGATGTCAAAGCATCAatgaaaaatgtattaaaataGGGAgtgaatgaaaaatatattaagtttgtagattaaattaatgtataaaaaaatataattagtatTCATTTAGTGTCaacgaaaatatatatatatatatatatatatatatatatatagtgaaaaaTGCTATGTCGattccaaaaacttgtttatcacaatttatgcggaattaatactatgaagcaataaacaattcaatcacccaaaatatataaagcaataaagaggcagatacatatattttggttacgaagagaaaactttttagaaattgatctaaaagtaaaacttctccggggcactcaaacccagaaaatcactatcaaaagattatccagagattacagatattatgaatacttacaaccctttgcaagaccttggctctgtaagatcgacaagcctacaactcgtctccttactcacaatcttcttcaacgtgattctcatGTACTGGACCCTTCCAATAGACTTTtcaactatagatttatcaaaggaataactaaaattctaaaagattcaatttaacgctcaccacatatgatctcttttaatacagcctccgacgaactctctgggggcaAAAATTCGTGTCTcactcttctataatgatgtatatatatcagtacatcaaaccctagacttgAGCTCactaaaaatatgtttttgggcataataggtacggggtgtccggacaggttaatgggctgtccggacacggccttGCGGAGTAAAAATAAGGTTTCtagaattgcggtccggacacggGGAAGGTCTGTCCGGACCCGGCATGCAATgagtgaaacagcattctgaaaatgctgtccagttttgatcaacagcttcgatcgaggggcgtttgtgg from Corylus avellana chromosome ca6, CavTom2PMs-1.0 includes the following:
- the LOC132184826 gene encoding protein MOTHER of FT and TFL1, producing the protein MAASVDPLVVGRVIGDVVDMFVPTVNMSAYFGPKHVTNGCDIKPSMAVNPPKMTLSGHSDELYSLVMIDPDAPSPSEPTMREWVHWIVVDIPGGTNPTRGKEILPYVGPRPPIGIHRYILVLFRQKAPLGLVDQPGSRANFSTRLFAGQLDLGLPVATVYFNSQKEPASRRR